In Streptomyces sp. HUAS ZL42, the DNA window AGTGGGTACTTGAGTCCACCACCGCGTACGTAGACAGGCTCCACGTACAGCAGGCCTCCGTCGAGCGGCACCGTCAGCAGGTTGCCGTACTCGACCTCGGAATCGCCGCCCTTCAGCAGCCTGATGGACTCCGCGATGTCCTGTTCGGAGTTGAACTGGCTCTGGACCTGTTTGGGGCCGTCGACGGTCGTACTGGTCGGCAGTTTCAGAATTCTGATCTTGCCGTAGTCGGGCGTGCCCGCCTCGGCGTCGACCGTCATGAACGCGCTGAGGTTGTCCCGGCCGTTGGGCGTGAACGTCGTCGTCAGCGAGAACGCCTGCTGCGTCTGGTCCGGCATCTTCATGCTCAGGTAGTACGGCGGCACCGTCTCGCCCGACTTGTTGGTCGGGTCGTCCGGCACCTGCCACACCTCGCTGCCGCTGAGGAACGTCGTCGCGTCCTTCACGTGGTAGCGGGTCAGCAGCTCGCGCTGGACCTTGAACAGGTCCTGTGGGTAACGGAGATGGGCCATCAGCGACGACGAGATGTCGGTCTTCGGCTCCACCGTGCCGGGGAACGCCTTCATCCAGGTCTTCAGGATCGGGTCCTCGGTGTCCCACTGGTAGAGCTTGACCTCACCGGTGTACGCGTCGACGGTCGCCTTCACCGAGTTGCGGATGTAGTTGACCTGGTTCTGCTGGGCCACCACCGCACGCGAGTTGTTGGTCGCGGTCAGCGAGTCGGCCGTGGTGTCACCGAGGGTCGTACGGGAGGCGTACGGGTATCCGTTGGTGGTCGTGTACGCGTCCACGATCCACTGGATCTTGCCGTCCACCACCGCGGGGTAGGCGTCGCCATCGATGGTCAGCCACGGGGCGACAGCCTCGACGCGCTCCTTCGGCGTGCGGTTGTACAGGATCCGGGAACCCTCGCCGATCGCACCGGAGTAGAGGATCTGCGGCTCGCCGAACGCCACCGCGTAGGCGGCCCGGTTGACCGGGTTGGAGAGGTTGACCCCGCTCTTGCCCGTGTAGCTGGTGGTCTTCTCACCCTGGTCGTCGGAGTAGTCGATCTCCTTCTGGGGACCGCCGACGATCGAGTACGTGGTCGTCTTCTCGCCGTAGTAGATCCGCTGCTGGTACGTCCCGAGGTCGCCCTGGGAGGGCAGGTCGGACTCGGTGTAGACCGGGCGGCCCTCGGCGTCGGCGGTGGTGCCCTTGGCGGCGACCGCGCCGTAGCCGTGGGTGTAGCGGAAGTGGTTGTTGATCCAGTTCTTCTTCGGGATGCCGGCCAGGTTCAGCTCGCGCAGACCGATGACCGTGTCCTGGTCCGTGCCCGCCTTGGTGCTGTAGCGGTCGACGTCCAGGTTGTTCGGGAACGCGTAGTAGTTCCGCATCTGCTGGAGCTGCTGGAACGTCGGCGAGACGATGTTCGGGTCCATGATGCGGATGCTCGCCGTGGGGGCGACGTCGTCCCGCAGCTTGGCCTTGTCCGTGGTGGTGGACTTGCCCGAGTACTCGGTGACCTTGGCGCCGTCGATCCCGTACGCCTCGCGCGTCGCCTTGAGGTTCTTCTCGACGTACGGCGCTTCCTTGGCCTGCTCGTTGGGCTGGACCTGGAACTTCTGGACGATCGCCGGGTAGAGCCCGCCGATGAGGATCGCCGAGAGCACCATCAGGCCGAAGCCGATCACGGGCAGCTGCCAGGTGCGCCGCCACAGCGTGGCGAAGAACAGCAGCGCGCAGATGACGGCGATGCAGAACAGGATCGTCTTGGCCGGGAGGTAGGCGTTCGCGTCGACGTAACGCAGGCCCGTCCAGTTGTCGGTGGCCTTGAAGTCACTGGACTTCACCGCCAGGCCGTACCGGTCGAGCCAGTACGCGACGGCCTTCAGCGCGACGAAGAGGCCGAGCAGCACGGACAGGTGCCCGGTCGCGGCGGCGGTGGCACGCGCGCCCGGGGAGGTGATCCTGAGCCCGCCGTACAGATAGTGGGTGAGCGCGGCGGCGATCAACGACAGGATCGCGGCGGCGAAGCCGAAGCCCAGCAGGAACCGGTACCAGGGAAGGTCGAAGGCGTAGAAGGAGACGTCGAGGTGGAACTGCGGGTCCTTCTGGTTGAAGGGCACGCCGTTGACCCACATCAGCCAGGTCCGCCACTGACTGGAGGCGGAGGCACCGGCGATCAGGCCCACCAGGGCGGTGATGCCGACCAGCAGCCACCTCTTGTACGGCGCGATCCCCATCCGGTAGCGGTCGAGGCTCTGCTGCTCCATCGACATCGCGCTCAGCGGCGGGCGCAGCCGGTGGGCCAGCCAGATGTTGAAGCCGACCGACAGCGCCATCAGCAGGCCGAAGACGAAGAACAGCCCGATCTTGGTCCACAGGGTGGTGGTGAAGACGGACGAATACTTCACCGACCGGTACCAGAGCCAGTCCGTCCAGAAGCCCGCGAACATCGTGAACGCCATGCCGAGAACGGCAAGGACGCCCAATGTCATGAGCAGGGACCGGACACGCCGGGACGGGCGGCCGACTCTGATCCGTGGCCCCGTCGGGCCTCCGCCGCGGTCCGGCATCTGGAAAGCCAAGGTAGGCACCTCGAAGTTCGCTGTTGATCCGTCAGGCCCGCGTGTTCGTGGACCCGCCGTGGCCCCCCGTGATCGTGAGCCCACACCTATGCAACTTACTCACCGTTTACTCGGTTCCCGATTCCGGCCGGGAACGAGGCAGGATTGTGACCATGTCCAAGACTCCCATGGCGGCGAACCCGCTCACCCGGGCCGTGCTCGAGATCGACGAGTACGCCTCCGGCCTCGGCTGGGACCAGCCCGCCCGCCTCTTCGCCCTCGTAGACACCACGCAGCTGCGGGCCCAGGAACCCTCGCTCGCCGCCCAGCTCGGCCTGGAGGAGGAGCAGGAGAGCGCCGGCCTCACACCGATCGAGCAGGACGAGATTCCAACGGACAAGCCGCTCGACGAGTTCCTCGGCAGGATCGCCTGGCCCGACGCGGTGGTCGGCTGTGCCCTCACTGTGGAGCGCCTGATGCTGCCGCCGTCCGCGGAGGCCCAGGTCCCGGAGGGCCTGAGCGAGGCGAAGCTGGCGAAGTGGGTGGCCGGGCATCCCGAGCGCCAGGAGGTCCGCATGACCGTCGCGGTGCTGCGCGACGGCGCGCGTGAGTCGGCGCTGCGGCTGCGGGAGAAGGACACTCCGACGGAGGTCCTCACGGGCCCCGAACTGGTCCCCGGTCTCGCGGAGGCATTGGCGGCGACGTTCGAGGAGTAGCCCTCCGCGCTATCCGGCCGCGCATTTCGGCAGGTCGGCGGTGTCGCCGCTGCGGATGTCCTCGAGGGCGTCGAGGGCGTCGTCGATGGTGTTCACCTTGACGAGCCGGAGACCGCTCGGGGTGTCCTTGGCGGCGGCCGCGCAGTTGTCCGCCGGGGTCAGGAAGTACTGGGCACCCTTGCTGCGCGCGCCGACGGTCTTCATCTCGATGCCGCCGATCGGCCCGACCTTGCCGTCGTCGTCGATCGTCCCGGTGCCGGCGACGAACTTGCCGCCGGTCAGGCTGCCCGGGGTGAGCTTGTCGTAGATGCCCAGCGCGAACATGAGGCCCGCGCTGGGTCCGCCGACGTCGGCGAGCTTGATGTCGATGGTGAACGGGAACGTGTGATCCGTGCCCGCGGAGATCCCGACGATGGCGCGCTTCTCACCGCTGTCGTCGGACGTCGCGGTCGTGATGGTGACGTCCTGGGTCTTGGTCGCCGTCTTGTTCGCCTTCTCGGCGGCGGCCTGCTCCTTGGCGGGCACGATCGTGAAGACGACGTCCTGACCGGGCTCGTGTTTCGTCACCAGCTTGGCGACGTCGGAGGGCTGCTTCACCACCGTGCCGTCGACGGCCTTGATCACGTCACCGGCGTGCAGCTTGCCCTCGGCCGGGGAGTCCTTGACGACCGTCGAGACGATGACCCAGGACTCCACCGGGACGTCGAGTTCCTTCAGGGCGGCCACCTTGGCACTCTCCTGGGACTGGCTGAACTCCTCGGCGTTCTCCTGGGTGGACTCCTCTTCGGTCTTGCCGTCCGGGTAGAGGGTGTCGTGCGGCACGACCTTGTTGTCATGGGCGAGCCACCCGTAGACGGCCTCGACGAGGTTCATCTTGTAGTCGGCGCTGGTGACCCGCACGGTGGTCATGTTCAGGTGACCGCTCGCGGCGTAGGTCTTGTGCCCGGAGATCTGCAGCACCGGCTCGCCGCCATGCTCACCGAGGGTGTTCACCGTCGGCCCCGGGGACATCTCCGAGTACGGCACGGGGATGAACACCCCCGCGCACAGGAGCGCGATCAGCATCAGGGTGGAGGCGAGCATCGTCGCGGTGCGGCGTGGCATGCCTCGACAGTACGGGACGCTCCTGTCAGAGCACCGTCAGGGCCACCCAGGTCACAGTCCGGGGTGCGACTTCTCCATGGCCGCACGGAACCGGGCGTACCCGTCCAGCTCGGGCCCGTCGCTGCGCGCCGTGCGGGTGCGGTTGGCCCAGGTGCCCCACAGCCCCGCGCCGATCGCAGCCACAAGCGGAATCAGCAACCAGACGAGCACCCCCATCGCGACCTCCAACCCCAACTGACCGAACGGAACTGACTGATCAGCAGATTAACCATCCGCACTGACAACGCTCACGTCAGGGGTGCGGTTACGCAACCGGAAGAGCGGAGGACGGGTTGGGCCGGCGCACCGACGGATTCAGCAGGCGCCCACCTGCCCTCCCGTCGCCCGACCACCACTCCTCAACGACGGCGCTACGCGCCGACCCATTCATCGGTCCCGTCGGAGAACCTCTGGTGCTTCCAGATGGGCACTTCGTGCTTGAGATCGTCGATCAGCTTCCGGCACGCTTCGAAGGCCTCACCGCGGTGCGGACACGACACGCCCACGACGACGGCGAGATCCCCGACCTCGAGATCCCCGACGCGATGCACCGCGGCCAGCGCCCGCACCGGATACTCGGCGACGACCTTCTCCGCGATCCGCCGCATCTCCGCCTCGGCACTGGGATGGCAGGAGTACCCGAGCGCATCGACGTCGGCACCCCCGTCATGGTTGCGCACGGTCCCCACGAACAGGGCGATCCCCCCGGCCGCGTCGTCCCCCACGGCCCGGAAGACCTCGTCCACGGAGAGTGGTGTCTCCCGGATGCCGATCAACTTGATGGCGTCCTGAGCCCCCTGCTCGCCGGGGTGATCATTGGTGGCTGTCATGGCTCCATCGTGCCGCACGTCGCTGACGACGGGGAATGGCGTTATCGTCCGGCACGCGTGCGTGGGCGATTGGAGCCTCCTACAGGCGGCCGGTTCCGTACAGCCGCGGGCGGTCGTGCCGCTGGGGCGGCACGGGTGGGCGCGGGCGGCACCCCGTCAGCGCCGGGCTGCGCGACCCACCCCACGCCCGCACCAACCCCGGGCACCTCTCAAGACACGCCCGCTTGGAACACCGCTTCCTCAAACCCTCCGCCGAGCCTTCCGAGCCCTCCGCACCACAGCCGCCGCCCCCAGCAGAGCCACCGTCGCCCCCGCGGCCCCCGCCGCAGTCGCGTCCTTCCGCCCCAGCCGCCGCCCGGCAACCGTGTGCCTCCCGGAAACCTCCTCCAGCAGCTCCGCGAGCACCTCCTCGTTGGTCCACTGCGGCCGCCACCCCGCGTCATGGAGCCGGCTCCCACTCACCACCCAGGGATACATCGTGTACGCCAGATCCCCAGCCGGAGACGGTGTCAGCCCGATCCGGTGCAGCCGAGCCGCCGCCCCCAGCGCGACAGCGGACGGCAGTTCCATCCGCCGGATCCCGCTGAGCTCCTCGACCTCCTCCTGCTCCAGCCACCCGTCGCACCCGACGGCGAGCTCCCCGTCGACCTTCTCCAGAACGGCGTACTCCAGAGCACCGCACAGATCCTCGACGTGGCAGAACTGCCAGGCGGGCCGCGACCCGGCGACCACCAGCAGCCGAGGGGACTCGAAGTACCTGGTCAGCGCGGTGTCCGTGCCCCCCACCAGCACTGCGGGCCGCACCACGGTGACATTGAGCCCCGGATGCGCCCGCGGCGCGCGCCGCGCGAGCCGCTCGATCTCGAGCAGATCCCCGACGCCGGTCGCCTCGGCGGTCGCCCGCAGCTCCGCGTCCTCCGACAGCGGCAGCTCGTTGTCCGGCAGCGCCCCGTACACCATCGCGGACGTGCACAGCACCACGCGGTGCACCCCGGCCGCCGCGGCGGCGGTCAGCACGGTCTGCGTCCCCCGGACGTTGTAGGCCGTTCGGGCGGCCGTGTCACTCCCCAGGTCCAGATCGAGCGCGAGGTGCACCACCACGTCCGCACCGCGCAGCTTGTCGGCGATGGCCGGGTCGCGCACGTCCAGGATGTGCCACTGCGCCGCGGCGCACTCGCCGCGCCGCTCATCGATGGCGATGACCTGCTTGATCTCCTCCGAAGCGGCGAGTCGCCCGGTGAGCAGCGCGCCGACGCCGGACGCGGCACCGGTGACCGCGACGACGGGCCCGCGCGCGGCGGGCGAGGTGGTTGACCGGTTTCGCGCTGCGCGAACCTGCGGATCTGGGGAACTCACCGGGCGTCTCCAGCGGTTGTCTTCAGTACGAGCGCGAGTGACGCGTCCGTACCAGGTGGCATCCATCCTGCCGCAGGCCAAGAGTCGGCGAAGCACCGAGGCTCGAAGCGCCCTTGGTGTCTACGCTGGGTGGTGTTATCGGGCAGTCGTGCCGCCGGAGGCAACCGGTGGCCTTACCAGCCGAGGAATCCCGTGAGTGACACCCCATTCGGATTCGGCCTTCCGCCGGAGGAGCCGGAAGACGGCGACGAGGGCAAGAAGAAGGACCAGCAGAGCGGTGGTGGTCAGGGACCGGACAACCCGTTCGGCTTCGGACTGCCCGGCGCCGGAGGCTTTGGCGGCCCCGGCGCGGACAATCCGCTCGCTGCCATGTTCGGTTCGCTGAACCCCACCGACCTGGGCGCCGCGTTCCAGCAACTGGGCCAGATGCTCTCGTACGAGGGCGGCCCGGTGAACTGGGACATGGCCAAGCAGATCGCACGCCAGACGGTCGCCCAGGGGACCGCCGACGGCGTCAAGGACGCGAGTGTCGGCCCCGGCGAGCGCACCGCGGTCCAGGAAGCCGTCCGTCTGGCCGACCTGTGGCTGGACGACGTGACGTCCCTGCCGTCGGGTGCCGCCTCCGCCGTGGCGTGGAGCCGCGCGGAGTGGGTCGAGGCCACTCTTCCCGCCTGGAAGGAGCTCGTCGACCCGGTCGCCGAGCGCGTCGGTAACGCCATGGGCGACGTCCTGCCGGAGGAGATGCAGGCCATGGCCGGCCCGCTGATCGGCATGATGCGCTCGATGGGCGGCGCCATGTTCGGCACGCAGATCGGGCAGGCCGTGGGTGTACTCGCGGGCGAGGTCGTCGGCTCCACCGACATCGGCCTGCCGCTCGGCCCGGCCGGCAAGGCCGCGCTGCTGCCGGTCAACATCGAGACGTTCGGCAAGGACCTGGGCGTGGCGAAGGACGAGGTGCGGCTGTATCTCGCCCTGCGCGAGGCTGCCCACCAGCGTCTGTTCGCGCACGTTCCGTGGCTGCGCTCACACCTGTTCGGCGCAGTCGACGGGTACGCGCGCGGGATCAAGGTCGACACGGCCAAGCTGGAGGACGTGGTCGGCCAGTTCGACCCGCAGAACCCGGAGCAGCTGCAGGACGCCCTGCAGCAGGGCATGTTCCAGCCGGAGGACACCCCCGAGCAGAAGGCCGCCCTGGCCCGTCTGGAGACGGCCCTGGCGCTCGTGGAGGGCTGGGTCGACGCGGTGGTCCACGCGGCGGCGAAGCCGCGCCTGTCGTCGGCGGACGCGCTGCGCGAGACGCTGCGCCGCCGCCGGGCCACGGGCGGTCCGGCCGAGCAGACCTTCGCCACGCTGATCGGTCTGGAGCTGCGCCCCCGCCGCCTGCGTGACGCCTCCCGTCTGTGGGCCTCGCTCACGGACGCGCGCGGTGTCGACGGCCGGGACGCCCTGTGGGCCCACCCGGACATGCTGCCGACGGCCGGCGACCTGGACGACCCGGACGGCTTCGTGCACCGCGAGCAGCTGGACTTCTCCGAGCTGGACAAGATGCTCGGCGAGGCGGCGAGCGGCGGCCACACGCCGAAGCCGAACCTGAAGAAGGACGACGAAGCCGAGGGCGACGACGCCGAGTGAGCCTGTACGACGACGCGGTCCTCGTTCTCAAGGGGTTCGAGGACCAGGAAGAGCTGCGCCAGGCCTACCTGGACCATCTCGCGGCGCACCCGGACGGCATGTGGAAGGCCTGCGAGGACGGCCATCTCACCGCGAGCGCCCTCGTGATCGACCCGTCGCGCGGGCGTGTTCTGCTGACCCTCCACAAGAAGCTCCGCATGTGGCTGCAGATGGGCGGCCACTGCGAGCCGGGCGACCTCACCCTTGACTCCGCTGCTCTGCGTGAGGCCACCGAGGAGTCGGGCATCGAGGGGCTGACGCTGTTGCCCGGCGGCCCGGTGAGGCTCGACCGGCACCCGATCCCGGCGCCCTGCCACTGGCACTTCGACGTCCAGTACGCGGTCCTGGCACCGCCGGACGCGACTCATGCCATCAGCGAGGAGTCACTCGACGTGCGCTGGTTCCCGTACGACGAGGTGGCGGACGTGGCGGACGAGTCCGTCGTCCGACTGCTGGAGGCGACACGGTCAAGGCTTCGGCCCTGACGCATGTGTAAGGGGCGGCCACCCGGCCGCCCCTTACATCCGCTGTCCGTCCGGTCAGCTCCAGACGTTGCCCTGGTTCTGCCCGCGGGCCCCGTGCTGCCCCATGCCGTACTGCGCGGCGAGGCCCTGCCCGATCTGGGCGTTCTGCGGCGGCAGCAGTTCGCTGGGCTGGACGAGCGCGTAACCGCTGCCCATGAAGCTGAGCTCCCAGCCCTCGCCGGTGTTGCCGCGGCGGCGCCACACCCCGGAGGAATGCGTCTGAGCCTGCATCTGCACACGCAGCCCGGTGGACCAGGCCACGATCGCGTCGGCGTCGCAGTTGACGTACTTGTCGGGCGTGACCTGCATCATCAGCGGAGCGCCCGAGGTCATCAGGGCGACCCGGCCCCGGCCGGTGATGTTGAGCTGGTACTTACCGGAGCCGGAGATGCCGTAAAGGCTGTCGACGGCGATGACCTCGTGGTGCAGCGAGGAGTCCATCGCGAGCACGTAGCTGCTGTCGACCGTCAGCCCGTCCTGCTCCACGTCCACCAGGTGGATGTACTGGGCGAGGTTGGCGAGGTAGACCGTGCCCTGCCCGTGGCAGCGCATCAGGTCCAGGCCCTCGCCGGTGCGGGCACGCGCGCGTGACTGCTGGTTGCTCCGGTACTCGGCGTCGAACTCGACGAGTCCCTGATAGGCGACCATGGTGCCCTTGCGGGCGAGGATGTCGTCGTGACCCTCCAGGGTGACACGGAGCATCTGCTTGCTCTGCAGGCTCCAGCGCTCCTGGGTCTGCTGGTCGTTGTAGGCGAAAAGCGGGCTCTGCATGGCGTTTCTGGCTCCCCCTCAGCCCCGGAACCGGAGGCGGTCGGTGCTGTCCTCGCTGGGCTGGACGACGACGATGCCCTGGCCCGAGAAGGCCATCTGGTACGCCTCGCCGCTGCCCCGGCCGATCAGTGACTGCGCCTTGAAGCTGCGCTTGCCCTTCACCTTGAGGTTCGGGGACCAGGCGACGAGCGCGTCCGGGTCGACGTACGTCTCGTCCTCACCGCCGCCGCAGTCGACGACGATCGGCTTGCCCCGGGAGGTCAGCGCGACCCAGCCCTGCCCGGAGATCTTGGTGTTCCACAGGCCCTGCCCGGCGAACTTCGCCAGCCCCTTGACCCGCTCGACGCCCCACGTCAAGTGGGCGTCGAAGGCGAGCAGGTTGGTGGCGTTGACGGAGATCCCGTCGCCGTTGAGGTTGATCACGACGACGTCGGCGCCGTAGTCGGCGAGGTAGAGCAGGCCGTCGCCGGAGCACTTCATCAGGGGCGCGCCCTCACCGGTGGCCCAGTCGCGCGCGATCTGGCGCACGGCCGGCGGGTTGGGCTCGTACTGGACGAAGCCTTCGTAGGCGACCATCGAGCCCACGCGCGCGAGGAGGTCGTTTCCGGTCTGCATGGCGACCTTCAGCATGTGGTTGCCGTGGTTCTCCATGCGGGCGGTGACGGGTGCGGGAGCGTAGCCCGCGAGCGGCTGGTTCATGACGGGCTCTCCCTCAGATCTCGTACGGCTGGACGACGATGAAGTTGCCGGGCGCGCCCCGGAACTGGAGGTTGACGCTCTCTCCGGTGTCGCCGGCGTACGCGTTGCGTCGCATGCGCACCTGGCTGGAGACGACCACCTGGGAGGCGGCCGACCAGGCGACCACCGCATTGCAGTCGGCGAACGTCGTGGGGGTGACCGGCAGCACCACGGGCGTGCCGTGCGTCTTCACGACGATCGTGCCCGTGCCCTGGAACTGCATCGTGAACAGCGCGCCGCCGGGGATGCCGTGTCCCTCGATGCGGCGGACCTCGTACTGGAGGCTCTCGTCGAAGGCGAGGACGTTCTCGGCGGAGACGCAGATCGCGTCGCCCTGGAGCTCGACGGGGTGCAGATGGGTGGAGTTCTCGGCGAGGAACACCTGTCCCTGGCCGGTACACCGCATCAGCTGCATCTCCTGACCGGTCGCGTTGCCCACGACCCGGCCGGCGAACCCGGCGCCCTTGTAGCTGAAGTCGACCTTGCCCTGGTAGAGCACCATGCTGCCCTGCCGGGCCAGCACGGGCTGGCCGCCGATGCCGAGGTCGACGCGGACCATCTTCCGGTTCTGCTGAGTCCAGCGCTGCCCGGTGGGCGTCTCCTTGAACTGCTGGAGCGCGGCGGTCACACCGGCGCCCTGGGGCGCGCCCTGCGGCACTCCGTACGGTGCGGCCTGCTGGCCCGGGACCTGCCCGAAGGGGGGCTGCTGGCCGTAGCCGGGGGGCGGGGTCGGGGCCTGCGGCTGTCCGTAGCCGGGCGGCGGAGCCGGGGCCTGCGGAGCCTGGGGCTGACCGTAGCCCGGAGGCAGCGGGGCCGTCTGGCCAGGAGCCTGGCCGTACGGGGCCTGCTGCTGGCCGGGCTGCCCGTACGGTGCGGGCGCCGGGGCCGGAGGCGGCACCTGGGCACCGCCGGGAGGCGTCATCGGCGCGATGATGGTGGGCGCGGCGTGGACGGACGGCGCGGGTGCGGGGGCCGGGGGCGGAGTGGCGCCCGGCGGGGGCGCGAACCCCTGCGCGGCAGGCTGCGGAGCCGGGGCGGGTGCCGGGGCGGCGGGGGCGCCGAACGCGGGCGGCGCGGCGGCCTGGGCGGGCGGTGCGAAGCCCGGGTTGGCGCCGGCCTGCGGCTGCTGGGGAGCCGCAGGAGTCTCCTCCTCGGCGACCTCGCCACCGAAGTTCTTCAGCAGTGCGTCGAGGCCACCGTCGAAGCCCTGCCCGACCGCGGCGAACCGCCAGACGTCCTTCAGATAGAAGTCGCCCAGCATCACGGCCCGTTCGGTGGAGAACTCCGAGCCGTTGAAGGAGTACCGGGCCACCTCCTCGCCGCCCGCGACGATACGGATGTATCCAGCGTTGATCTGCGACATCTGCCCGGCGCCGTCGATCGTCGCCGTGAACGACAGCTTGTGGATCTGCGACGGGATCCGGTCGAGCGTGACCCGGAACGACTCCGTGTCGCCCGCCTGGGCACCCAGGAGCTGGATGGACTCCTCGGGGGACTTCGGCTGGTTGAAGAAGACGAAGTACCGGTCGTCCGAGAGCCGTTCGTCGGCGTCCAGACCGAAGCAGCTGATGTCGAAGGTCAGTCCGGGGCCGGTGATCTGCACGCCTACGTACAGATCGGTGCCCGCGGTGAGGTCACTGATCCTGGCCTTGTGGCCGCGTTGGAATTCCCTGGCCATGCGTAACGACCGTCCCCCATCCCGAATGTGAGTGCGTCGCGCCAGGCTAACGGCAAACTCGGACACCGGACGAAGTCGGTACAGACCCGGTACACAACCTCTGCCCGGGGACGGCCGTCACTCGCTGCGAGCGCCCGGCAGATGGGGCAGCCGGTCGGCGGCCACCACCCCTTCGAGAAACCCCCGGGCCCGCTCGGTCCTCGGATACGCCTCGAGGAGCCGCCAGAAGTCGGGGCCGTGCCCGGGCACCAGAAGATGCGCCAGCTCATGGACGAGGACGTAGTCGATGACGTACTCGGGCATGCCCTGCAGACGGTGGGACAGACGGATACTGCCCTCGGCCGGGGTGCACGAGCCCCACCGGGTGTTCTGGTTGGTGACCCAGCGGACCGAGGCGGGCCGCGCCCGGCCGTCGAAGTACTGGGCCGACAGCCGCTCGGCGCGCTCGGCCAGTTCGGCGTCGCCCGGCACCCGCCTGCTCTCCTGTGCGGCCAGCTTGTCGAGCATGACGGTCACCCAGCGCTGCTCCTCCGCCTCCGACATCCGGGCAGGGATGAGTACGACGGTGCGATCGCCCTCGCGGTAGGCGGAGACCGTCCGGCGTCGCCGGGTGCTCCTGCGTACCTCGATCGCGCTCGCCCCCGAGCCGCTCGGCGGCTGGCTCGTCGTGCTGCGCTGTGGCGTTCCGGCGCGGTGCAGTGGGTCGGCGGGCACGCCCTGACGTTACCCGCTGCACACGGGGGAAGTCCCCTCTCCGGGACGGTTCGATGCCGATCCCCCACATGCGTTTGATTTGTAGGACTGATTTGTACGACGAATTCCGCAGCCTGTGGACAACCTTCGTCGCCCATCGAAGCGGGCCGGGCATGCTGGCACTCGTCGGCGGAGCGAGGTCGCCCCCACGCCCCCGCTCCGCCGACGCGAACGGGCGATTCCAAGGGCTACGGGGGCCTCTCATGCATCCGATGGTGAAGCCCGCGCTGCGGCGCGGGTGGCGCGACCTCAACACCGTGCAGTTCGGAATGACACCGGCGCACGCGATGACACTCGGTCCGATGGACACGGCCACGGGCAGCTTCCTCGAGCTGCTCAACGGCACCCGCGGCCTCGCCCTGCTGCGCGAGGAGGGGCGGCGCATGGACCTGCCCGACGGTCATGTCGACAGGCTGGTGGAGCGGCTGGCGCGGGCCGGGCTCCTCGACGACGCCCGCGGGGGCGGGCCGGCCGCCGACACCCTGTGGGGCAGGAAGGAGGTGCTCGACCGGCTGCGTCCCGACCTGGCCCAGCTGTCCCTGATCACCTCGGAGCCCGGCGACGCGATCGGGCGCCTGGCCGCCCGCCGCTCCCTGCGCGTGCAGGTGAGAGGCGCGGGCAGGGTGGGCACCGTCCTCGCCTCGCTGCTGGCGGGCGCCGGGGTCGGCGAGGTCGACGTACGCGACAGCGGCCGTGTCGAGCCGTGGGACGTCGCACCCGGCGGGCTGCCCGCCGAATCCGTCGGCGAGCGCAGGGACCAGGCCGCCCGCCGTGCCGTGCGCCGGGCCGCACCCGACCGCCCGCCGCGCCGTGCCGCCGGGCCGTCGCCGCAGGAGGGCGAGCCGGGCTTCTCCCTGGTGGTCCTCGCCCCTCGCGACGACGTCGGCGTGCACGCACCGCCACCGTCCGCCGCCGACCCGCTCATCGCCTCGGGCACGCCCCACCTCTACGCCGGCGTGGTGGAGGGAACCGGCATCGTCGGCCCGCTCGTCCTGCCCGGCGAAACGGCCTGCGCAGGCTGTCTGCACGAGGGACGCACCGACCGGGATCCGGCCTGGCCGCGTCTGGTAGCGCAGTGGAGCTCGGGAAAACCGCGCCAGGTGCGCCCCTGCGACCTGACGTTGGCCACGACCGTCGCGGGGCTGGCGGCCGCGCACGCGCTCGCCTGTCTGGACGGCCTGGTCCCGTCGAGTGCGGGCGCGCGCTGGGAGGTCTCCGTGCCCGTGCTCCAAT includes these proteins:
- a CDS encoding TOMM precursor leader peptide-binding protein — encoded protein: MHPMVKPALRRGWRDLNTVQFGMTPAHAMTLGPMDTATGSFLELLNGTRGLALLREEGRRMDLPDGHVDRLVERLARAGLLDDARGGGPAADTLWGRKEVLDRLRPDLAQLSLITSEPGDAIGRLAARRSLRVQVRGAGRVGTVLASLLAGAGVGEVDVRDSGRVEPWDVAPGGLPAESVGERRDQAARRAVRRAAPDRPPRRAAGPSPQEGEPGFSLVVLAPRDDVGVHAPPPSAADPLIASGTPHLYAGVVEGTGIVGPLVLPGETACAGCLHEGRTDRDPAWPRLVAQWSSGKPRQVRPCDLTLATTVAGLAAAHALACLDGLVPSSAGARWEVSVPVLQWHARPVAAHPACPCGAAKKGKKEHTSDSGGPHETMAVQRSSTELRRKAGAARPAGTWRAHV
- a CDS encoding M48 family metallopeptidase; amino-acid sequence: MPADPLHRAGTPQRSTTSQPPSGSGASAIEVRRSTRRRRTVSAYREGDRTVVLIPARMSEAEEQRWVTVMLDKLAAQESRRVPGDAELAERAERLSAQYFDGRARPASVRWVTNQNTRWGSCTPAEGSIRLSHRLQGMPEYVIDYVLVHELAHLLVPGHGPDFWRLLEAYPRTERARGFLEGVVAADRLPHLPGARSE
- a CDS encoding TerD family protein encodes the protein MAREFQRGHKARISDLTAGTDLYVGVQITGPGLTFDISCFGLDADERLSDDRYFVFFNQPKSPEESIQLLGAQAGDTESFRVTLDRIPSQIHKLSFTATIDGAGQMSQINAGYIRIVAGGEEVARYSFNGSEFSTERAVMLGDFYLKDVWRFAAVGQGFDGGLDALLKNFGGEVAEEETPAAPQQPQAGANPGFAPPAQAAAPPAFGAPAAPAPAPAPQPAAQGFAPPPGATPPPAPAPAPSVHAAPTIIAPMTPPGGAQVPPPAPAPAPYGQPGQQQAPYGQAPGQTAPLPPGYGQPQAPQAPAPPPGYGQPQAPTPPPGYGQQPPFGQVPGQQAAPYGVPQGAPQGAGVTAALQQFKETPTGQRWTQQNRKMVRVDLGIGGQPVLARQGSMVLYQGKVDFSYKGAGFAGRVVGNATGQEMQLMRCTGQGQVFLAENSTHLHPVELQGDAICVSAENVLAFDESLQYEVRRIEGHGIPGGALFTMQFQGTGTIVVKTHGTPVVLPVTPTTFADCNAVVAWSAASQVVVSSQVRMRRNAYAGDTGESVNLQFRGAPGNFIVVQPYEI